In the genome of Oxyura jamaicensis isolate SHBP4307 breed ruddy duck chromosome 33 unlocalized genomic scaffold, BPBGC_Ojam_1.0 oxy33_random_OJ70956, whole genome shotgun sequence, the window CATCTGCCTGTGCACCCTGGTGTCTGTCCCCAGTGTCCATCTGTCTGTCCATGCACCATGGTGTCTGTCCCCGgtgtccgtccgtctgtccgcGCACCGACGGCCCCGGTGCTGTCCCCGCAGGCCTGCCGGCACTTCAACGACAGCGGGGCGTGCGTGCcgctgtgcccccagcccctcatcTACAACAAGCTCACCTTCCAGCTGGAGCCCAACCCCGACACCAAGTACCAGTACGGGGGCATCTGCGTCCGGAGCTGCCCGCGTGAGcagggtgccggggggggggggggggNNNNNNNNNNNNNNNNNNNNNNNNNNNNNNNNNNNNNNNNNNNNNNNNNNNNNNNNNNNNNNNNNNNNNNNNNNNNNNNNNNNNNNNNNNNNNNNNNNNNGGGGGGGGGGCAGGATGAGCCCTGACCCTCCCCATCCCGCAGCCTGCGAGGGCACCGGGGCCGGCAGCAAGTACCAGACCGTGGACTCCAGCAACATCGACACCTTCGTGAACTGCACCAAGATCCTGGGCAATCTGGATTTCCTCATCACCGGCCTGGAAgggtgagggggggggaggcaggggggggctgctggggggcacgggagggctggggggctcagcccccacCTGGGCTGACGGCTGCGGCCCCGCAGGGATCCCTGGCGCAACATCTCGGCGCTGGACCCCGAGAAGCTGAACGTCTTCCGGA includes:
- the LOC118158617 gene encoding receptor tyrosine-protein kinase erbB-3-like, translated to MSPDPPHPAACEGTGAGSKYQTVDSSNIDTFVNCTKILGNLDFLITGLEGDPWRNISALDPEKLNVFRTVREITGYLNIQSWPKHMHNFSVFSNLVTIGGRSLYK